In a genomic window of Rhinoderma darwinii isolate aRhiDar2 chromosome 3 unlocalized genomic scaffold, aRhiDar2.hap1 SUPER_3_unloc_18, whole genome shotgun sequence:
- the LOC142683472 gene encoding uncharacterized protein LOC142683472 produces MDSCRADKKQNNCRLRTSKYANVQTHRPKPHRNTPSTSKDIGQLYITGISILKLRDQSLENCISHKTSITQEVGVGNVTSAQTTGWKLKHSLVNDVPIICSYSRPLQINLNGHPLNAFNSRAEPLLHQCGRILAPADSESWWNYRFSTYTILSRNPERLCRPTHGIAGPEPSRHVQRQEMMTSNNQWNNVRIKPLLTDVSTQTQSLHDDHHTPDTEEGHRSKKKNAGGNLAKRMRKPCNDPPSRHVLSIPTSQEDPGSRIYTRENVPVMSPEPWPSPYTPEEEEISITVPLLPKLDNPGQEISSYRSQTIPQGGNVFPDDLRGGPSAPRHYDRHTL; encoded by the coding sequence ATGGATTCCTGCAGAGCTGACAAGAAGCAAAATAATTGTCGTCTCCGAACATCAAAATACGCCAACGTGCAAACCCATCGGCCGAAGCCTCACAGGAACACACCCTCAACTTCCAAGGACATAGGTCAACTCTACATCACTGGAATTTCTATCTTGAAACTGAGAGATCAAAGTCTGGAAAATTGCATCAGCCATAAAACGTCCATCACACAAGAGGTTGGGGTCGGTAATGTGACCTCGGCACAGACCACCGGATGGAAACTAAAACACAGCCTTGTGAATGATGTTCCCATCATCTGCTCCTACTCCAGACCATTACAGATAAACCTTAATGGCCATCCACTCAACGCCTTCAACTCACGGGCAGAACCGCTTCTCCACCAGTGTGGAAGGATTCTGGCTCCAGCAGATTCTGAGTCTTGGTGGAATTATCGGTTTTCTACATACACCATCTTATCCAGAAATCCTGAAAGACTGTGCCGACCAACCCATGGCATTGCTGGACCTGAACCTTCTCGCCATGTGCAGAGACAAGAAATGATGACTAGTAACAATCAATGGAACAACGTGCGTATAAAGCCTCTCctaacagatgtgtccacccagaCCCAGAGTCTACACGACGACCACCACACTCCAGACACCGAGGAAGGACATCGTTccaaaaagaaaaatgctggaggAAACCTGGCAAAAAGAATGAGAAAACCATGTAATGATCCCCCCAGCAGGCATGTACTGTCCATCCCGACCTCACAGGAAGACCCGGGGTCCAGGATTTATACCAGAGAGAATGTCCCAGTCATGTCCCCTGAGCCATGGCCTTCACcttacacaccagaagaggaggaGATATCCATCACTGTCCCACTCCTCCCGAAACTGGACAATCCAGGACAAGAGATCTCCTCATACAGGTCCCAGACTATCCCACAGGGAGGAAACGTGTTCCCTGACGACCTTCGTGGTGGTCCATCTGCTCCCCGGCACTATGACAGGCACACACTGTGA